The genome window caatgatATAATTATCTAAAGACTtcataattaatttaaattattattgttaCAACTAATAATTTGAAACCTCCATATTTACAAATTATAATCAACAACAGATTGACATTTTAATACAAAATTAACACTTTTCTAGGTGAAGTAGAACAACTAGACCAAAGAAGTTCTAGCCGTTTCACAGATGTTACTCCAGTGGACCTTCGTAGTGGAACAAACAGTGCTATGAAACAGACACATACAACATTGGTCTCCCCTAGAAAAGACACTGCGGTACAAACCGGTAAGAGGGTTTGatggtgtaattttattttaagttaAATCAGAAAGTTCTATAAAACAGACATGGAATCCAGTTTGTAGTATGAGCGGTTGAAAGTCGTACTGTATGtattaaaatagttgtgtgttcaAGCAAAGTGTTTTCCAATAACCATAAAGAATTGTCTATAATTCAACACTACGCCGTTAGattattttaatacaatatttgCAACTACCTAGCGACGGAGCCTCTTCCTGGCATGTCCAGTGATTAACCTTTTAAACATACTCCTTATCTCACTTTCAATCTCCTGTAATCTGTCCCATACAGCCAAGTATGAAATGTAGCATTGTATATTTTTGGGCTGTCACCACCATATGTATGTTGTTGGTGGCATAATTAGGCAAGAAAGAGTTGAAAGGCCTGAAACATTTGTAAAGACGATGtactccaaaaaaatctttcatccaTACGAAAGCatctagattttttattttttgtgtgaagtAAATTGGagcttgtttaaaattaaatagaaactaatatagcagtatcagttatttagtttgtattaaggcTTATTTACTTGTAGGGGCTTTCTtttaatactgattggctgatggggacttcctaataatgctcatgCATTAGCATTTTGTTCGAAATAACTATAAACCAGGAAGTTCACAGTTAGGATGCCACCTTATTTCTCAAACGTTTGCATTAATAATTATGCTACATAATTCAGAAGCTAAAGCTGATGAGACTGATTTTAAATGTTAATTAATTTCCAATTTGACTCTCACAACCTCAAACAAATTTATTTctacttgtattcttttttttaacaaaattgatatgagacttaaagggatactcaacccaAATGTTattcttttaatgattcagatagaacatgcaattttaagcagctttctaatttactcctattatcaaattgtatttgttcttttgctatctttatttgaaaaagcaggaatcgaaGCttaaggagctggcctatttttggttcagaacctgggtaacgcttgctgattggtggctaaatgtacccaccaattagcaagcgctatccagagtgctgaaacaaaaatgggctggctcctaagcatagattccccctttttcaaataaagatagcaagagaacaaagaaaaattgataataggagtaaaatagaaagttgcttcaaatcgcatgctctatctggatcatgaaaaaaaaatgggtttagtatccctttaatgtaaccaGCATGGACGATACCTGCTGGTGGTAACGCTATGCACAACTGATGCTGTTGTGGTGTATTCATTGAACTTTTCAGGCAAAAATCCATAATGAGTATAGTAAACATTTATAGATTTTTAATAACTTGTATTCTGGGTTCTGCGTATTAGAGGCATGAGTGTACCGTATCTGAAAGCTTTTTATTTTCTGCGGTTTTTAGATGATGTAAATAGTTTGATGAATGCAGgcgatggaaaaaaaaacatagagAAGAGAGGTTATGGAGAGATTTGCAAAATTATTCACCAGATATTCCAATAGAATTCAAAGACAAAGGAAATTCAGATGTGCACATGAGAACACTGGCAATAAAGGAAAAAAGCAAGTCCAGCAAggaaaataaaaacactttaactaatgaaaatgaccATTTAGCAAGAACTGAAAATCAAGTGAAAGAAAGTGTTAAAAGACCAGACTGGAACAAGAATAAACCTAACAAAAGATTTCTGCCAGCTTCTGAAAGATATCCGAAGGGACTTCAGAAACAACGAGAGGAGAGTAAGATCCGGCGACAAAAGGAGTTGCTTAATTTGGTAGAGCGAAACAATGTAAATAACCTGCAGCAAAGAAAACGGACTTCTCCAGAAAGGACGACCTCTCCTGATAATATCATGGTTGCAGTAATGAATGAAGAGTCACAAGGAAAGCAGACGACCAGAAAGGTAATGAAAATGtaaaattctgttttgtttaataATAAAGCTATTCAAATTTCATAAATAGTAAACTTATCAtagaatatccttaaagggacattgttctctGGAATGATGGTTCACACGTCACTATCTGGAAGTCTGATGGAAGtatctgggtgtggcagatgccaggagaaccCTAACTACTGGAattcatagtgcctactgtaaagttgaGGGAGGAGGCATAATGGTCTGTGGATGTTTTTAATAGATTGGGCTAAGCCCCTTAGCTCCATTGAAGGGCCATCTTAATGTTACAGGATACAGGGACAATTTAGACAATGTGGGTGCTTCCAACATTATTAAAACAGTTTGGGGAAACCCCTATTctttgcccctgtgcacaaagtgaggtccatcaATACAAGGTTTGACagggtttggtgtggaggaactcaagtggcctgcacagatCCCTGACGACATCTCCACTGAATAACTTTGAAATGACTTGCAAGCCAGACCTTCCTGTCCAATATCAGTGCCTAACCTTATAAATGCTCATTTGGCAGAATGAGCACAAATTCCTACAGACAcattccaaaatcttgtggaaagccttcccaaaaGAGTGGAGGGTGTTATAGCCACAAAGAGGGGGCGGTCAAATCCATATAAATGCTCACAGTTTTGGAATGAGATATCCAAAAAGCTTTATTTAGATgtgcacatacttttggccatattgtgtgtgtgtgtgcatttaactTATGCTTTAAATAACCAGATTTGTCAactatttagaaaatattttaactgttttattCTGTTTTAGGAGGAGCAGCTCCAAAAAGTTGATTCAAATTTCAAAAGGCAAGTAAGCTTCATGCTGTCTGAATTCCTCTATCGAATTTAGTTCCAGTTTTGTATTGAATCTCTGAAAGGCTTATGATTTTTAGAATTATTGATACAACACTTCTTTTAAGTGTGTTTCTTTTTAAAGTCCATTTCTCTTAAAGCACAGATACCATAGGCCTGACAAGTATATACTGTTTAgttgatacaaaataaataatatacttttttcttttgcagACCAGTTTCTCCACCAGTTCCTGCTGTCAAAAATAGGTTGCATCAAATGGAGAAAAGGCCATCTGGGATCAGTAGTCACTTTGTGTATAATGGGAATGCTGTCCAAGGGCATACCTACACCTCTAAACAAATTGAGGTATTTCCTGAAAGCAGTGAACAGGCATCTGAAAGACCCCCTTCTTCACACTTCATCCCTTATGTGCGTACAAAAGAAATATATTATCTGGATCCTGATGCACCTATGTCCAGGCCTTCTACACATGATCCACAGTATAGATATGAAGGTGTGTATCGTTGATAGTAGAGCAAAGCTTGATTATTTTTGTATCAGTAGATTTATAAGTAAATGTACTGCAGGCAAAAGCATGCCATGATAAATCCATATTCCACCAGTATAGCATAATGTAGTAGACAAGCTCCTGGGTAAGTCCAATCTAATGGTGTAAGTCCACCAGTCATCACGTGTGGCAGTTCCCCTCTTAACCACTAGGTGGAAGCAAAAGATGACATACCCAAGCTTTAAATCCTTCCCACTTCTCGTGATCCTCAGTCATTTATATAGCCAAGGACTTGAGTATGTGATAAGATTAGGGAATATCTGTAAGCATTCAGATTTTCTTGATGGGTACGACTCTCTAGTGGTGTTTTTCTGCAGTTTCTCCTAAAAACAATGTTAATCGAGCAATAACCGCTCTAGATTTTTATTCGATTAGGGAATATCTATAAGCATTAAAATTTTCTTGATGGGTACGATCCTCTAGTGGTGTTTTTCTGCAGTTTCTCCTAAAAACAATGTTAATCGAGCAATAACAGCTCTAGGTTTTTATTAGGTCTTAGATTATACTTCTAAAAATTAATGATCCAGGACATCCTGGAAAAGTTATATATGTTGCTCATTCCCGATTCAAAGCCTTTGGGGTACACCAAACTCTGTTGGGCCCCTAAGTCAGCAAGATTTGTCTCTAAGGAGACAATATGGCTGCCAGATTTTAAGTGTAGTAGACTAAGCACTGTCCACTATTAAATCTTCCAGTTTCCTTTTAACAGTATTGGTATGTACTTCAATGGATGTAATGTCCTTTTTAAGCTCAGAACAAGATCTGTCAAATAATTTTGTTTGAGATGGGTGGTGGCTGCCGACAACTTATAGTATCAAGCATATTAtttgaacatttatttaaatatagtagaCTGGAGAAAATTAAGCTTCAGTTTGGAGCAAGGACCAGCCTTCAAAGATCTCT of Bombina bombina isolate aBomBom1 unplaced genomic scaffold, aBomBom1.pri scaffold_1821, whole genome shotgun sequence contains these proteins:
- the LOC128643761 gene encoding LOW QUALITY PROTEIN: coiled-coil domain-containing protein 66-like (The sequence of the model RefSeq protein was modified relative to this genomic sequence to represent the inferred CDS: deleted 2 bases in 1 codon) gives rise to the protein MHFDSFKKQNTHPPIHNQIQQYENQLPSRDVAHSEEPSVSPATSYLHRSGSVMQKSLDEDNVQGQKTGFLRTMTSLLDPVQIEERDKKRLKRMEHEKALAAQVEERRKKKQQEEERRLREEQEEEQKLLKEREQIRKQFEEDAFRQKQKEEIVSLKTKELYQSMQRAQEEAQRIKQEQRMRHLAQKGHDISKLQRNLNGEVEQLDQRSSSRFTDVTPVDLRSGTNSAMKQTHTTLVSPRKDTAVQTDDVNSLMNAGWKKKHREERLWRDLQNYSPDIPIEFKDKGNSDVHMRTLAIKEKSKSSKENKNTLTNENDHLARTENQVKESVKRPDWNKNKPNKRFLPASERYPKGLQKQREESKIRRQKELLNLVERNNVNNLQQRKRTSPERTTSPDNIMVAVMNEESQGKQTTRKEEQLQKVDSNFKRPVSPPVPAVKNRLHQMEKRPSGISSHFVYNGNAVQGHTYTSKQIEVFPESSEQASERPPSSHFIPYVRTKEIYYLDPDAPMSRPSTHDPQYRYE